GCTGTTGATCTGGTCTACGCCGGCGTCGAGGTCGGGCCTGCGGTAGTGGGCGATCCGGGCGCACGCGACGCGGACGGTTGGGCTGCTGGCGAGGATGGAGTCGACCAGCTGGCCGTACCGGGTCGGCCAGTCGGGTCCGGCGTCCATCCCGATGTCATTCGTACCCAAGTGGATCAAGACCACGTCCGGTCGGACGGTGGGCAGGGCGGCGAGTGCCCGCGGCGCCATCTGCCGCAGCATCTGCCCACCCTCGGCGACCACTGCCAGCTGGGCGGCGATGCGGCGCTGGGCGAGGAGGTAGGACAGCCACGGCCGGTAGCCGGGCCCGGAGCCGTTGCCCCAGGGATCGAGCAGCCCGCCGGGGGCGATCGAGCCGGCGCCGACGGTGATCGAGTCGCCGACGCACATGATCCGCAGGGTGGACGTGGGCGGGGCGACGTAGGAGAGGATCGCGCCGATGCCGTCGCGCAGGGCGGCGATCTGGGCTGCGGTCCGGCCGTCCAGCGCGCGGAGGTTGTAGGAGTCGAGGTCGCCGTCCCAGGGGACTCCGGTGTTGCGCACCCATCCGGCGCTGGTGGCGCCCTCGGCGATGGCGGCGGCGGTGTCGGGGCTGTAGGGGGTGTCGGTCATAGGCCGAAGCATGAACCTGCCAGCGCGGTCTGGTTCGAACGCTCAGCCGCGCTGGTGCGGGCTGGGCCCGGACGCGGCTACTCCTCAGGCACCCACTCCTGCCGATAGTCGGGGTGTTCGGCGTACGGCAGGGCAATCAGCCTGAGGGTCTGGCAGT
The window above is part of the Kitasatospora sp. HUAS MG31 genome. Proteins encoded here:
- a CDS encoding SGNH/GDSL hydrolase family protein, which gives rise to MTDTPYSPDTAAAIAEGATSAGWVRNTGVPWDGDLDSYNLRALDGRTAAQIAALRDGIGAILSYVAPPTSTLRIMCVGDSITVGAGSIAPGGLLDPWGNGSGPGYRPWLSYLLAQRRIAAQLAVVAEGGQMLRQMAPRALAALPTVRPDVVLIHLGTNDIGMDAGPDWPTRYGQLVDSILASSPTVRVACARIAHYRRPDLDAGVDQINSWVDSVVQARKSGGRVCSADMTVVSPSWTADGTHPLDAAYLAMAQQWMNAIAAWLPAS